The Bosea sp. AS-1 region GGTTCCGGATTCCGCCACGAAGCACCCTTAAGGCCGGCGCCGCAAGGAACCGGCCGGACAAGATAGGTGATGCGGATGAACGAAGCCGGAGCATGGACGGACGAGCGCGTCGAACTGCTCAAGAAGCTCTGGAGCGATGGCCTCAGCGCCAGCCAGATCGCGGCCGAACTTGGCAACGTCACGCGCAATGCGGTGATCGGCAAGGTGCACCGGCTCGGCCTTTCGGGCCGGGCCAAGAGCGCCGCCGCCCCGGCTGCGCCGCGCAATGCCGCTCCGCGCAAGGCCCCAGCCCGCGCGCCGAGCCACCCGATGGGCAGCGCCACGACGGCGACCCGCGGCGCGCACGCCCTTGCGCCCCATTTCGCCGCCGAGGCGGAAGTGGAGATCGAGGCCGAGCAGGCGCCACTGCCGTCCGAGGACGTGGTGATCCCGTTCTCGGAGCGCGTCACCATCATGGAGCTGCGCGAATATATGTGCCGCTGGCCGATGGGCGATCCGACGAGCCCGGATTTCCGCTTCTGCGGCGCGCGTTCGCAGACCGGCCTGCCCTATTGCAGCTACCATTCCCGCATCGCCTACCAGCCCGCCGCGGATCGCCGACGCGACCGGAGCAAGGCGCGGGCCTGAGCCGCGGACTCATTCCACAGATGGAAAACCGGCCCTTGCGGCCGGTTTTTTGTTGGTCGGATCATTCCAGCGTCACCGAACGAGGCATCACAGCCGCCGCTTCTTCTCCAACGAGCGGCTCCAGCGCGAGAGCGCGAAGCAGATCAGCCAATAGATCGCGCCCGAGAAGGCGTAAGCCTCCATGTTCATGCCGACCCAGTTCGGATCGGCGAGCGAGGCTTGGGCGATACCGAGCAGGTCGAGGATCGAGACGACCAGCACCAACGTGGTGTTCTTGATCAGCGCGATGAACTCGTTGGTCATCGCCGGCAGCGAGATGCGCAGCGCCTGCGGCAGGATGATCAGCCCCGTCGCCTTCCAATAGGTGAGGCCCAGCGCCGTCGCCGCCTCGCGCTGGCCCTTGGGCAGGGCCTGCAGGCCGCCGCGCACCGCCTCCGCCATATAGGCGGCGATGACGAAGCCAAGCCCGATCACGGCGCGCGCCAGCCGATCGATGTCGATGCCGCCGGGCATGATCAGCGGCAGCAGCAGCGAGGCGAGGAAGATCACCGCGATGATCGGCACGCCGCGCCAGAACTCGATGAAGATGACGCTGATCAACCGGATGACGCGCAGCTCCGACTGGCGCCCGAGTGCGAAGAGGATGCCGAGCGGAATGGCGATCAGGCTCGAATAGATCGAGATGAACAGGGTGAGCATCAACCCACCCCATTCGCGCGTCTCGACATAGCGCAAGCCGAAGCCGCCGGAGAGCAGCCAGATCCCGAGTGGCGGCAGAACGACGAGCATGGCGATCCCGAGCTTCAGCCGGAAACGCTGCGGCGCCAGGACGACCGCGAGGATGCCGAGCACCAGGACGATGCCGGCGATGTCGACACGCCAGCGCTGGTCGACCGGGTAGAGCCCGTACATGAACTGGCCGAAGCGGGCCCGGATGAAGACCCAGCAGGCACCGCCGGCCGTGCAGTCGGCCCGGGTCGTGCCGCGCCAGGTGGCATCGAACACCGCCCAGCGCAGCAGCGGCACCGCCACCCAGACAATGCCGAGCAGGAGCACCACCGTAACGAAGCCGGTGAAAGGCGTGCCGAACAGGCGCTCGCGCCAGAGCGACAGGGAGGATGCGGAGGAAGCGCGGCTGCTCATCGCGTCACCAGGGCGATGCGGGCGTTGTACCAGTTCATGATCGCCGAGACGGCGAGCCCGATGACGAGGTAGACGGCGAGCGTCATGGCGATGATCTCGATCGCCTGGCCGGTGTTGTTGAGCGCTGAGCCCATGAACAGGCTGACCACGTCAGGATAGGCGATGGCGGCGCCGAAGGAAGAGTTCTTCAGCACGTTGAGATACTGATTGGTCAGCGGCGGGATCATCACGCGCAAAGCCTGCGGGATGGTGACGAGGCGCAGCACCTGGCCGGAGCGCAGGCCCAGCGCCGAACCTGCCTCCGTCTGGCCATGCGAGACAGACTGGATGCCGCCGCGCACGATCTCGGCGATGAAGCCGGCGGTATAGGTGACGAGCGCGGCCAGCAGCGCGACGAATTCAGGGATCACGGCGAAGCCGCCGCGATAGTTGAAGCCGCGCAGCACCGGCACGTCCCAGCGCGTCGCCAGTATGGCCCAGGCCAGAGCCAGGAGCGGGACTGCCAGCAGCAGCACGAGCCCGGCGCGTAGCGTCGGCGCATGCTGGCCGGTGCGCTCCTGACGCTTGCGCGCCCAGACATGGAACGCCGCATAGGCCAGGATGCTGGCGAGGACGATCCACCCCGCGATGTGCAGGTTCTCCATCCCGTCCGGCAGCGGGATGGTCAGGCCGCGATTGTTGAGGAAGGCGACGCCGAACAGGCTGATGCTCTGGCGCGGCGCCGGCAGCGCGGCGATGACGCCGAAATACCAGAACAGCACGAAGAACAGCAGCGGGATGTTGCGGACGAACTCGATATAGGCGCCGGCAATGGCCGAGACGAGCCAGATCGAGGAGAGCCGGGCGATGCCGACGATGAAGCCGAGCAGCGTGGCGAGCACGATCGCGATCACCGTCACCAGCATGGTGTTGGCGACGCCGACCCAGAACAGGGCGAGGATATTGTCGGCCTGGGTATAGCCGGTGAGGACGAAGGGAACCTCGATGCCGGAGGTGCGCCAGAGGAAGCCGAAGCCCGAGGCAATGCCGGCCTTGAGCATGTTCTCCGATGCGTTGCGCACGAAGAACACGGTGAGACCGACGAGCACGACCACCACGACGATCTGGTAGAACCAGTCGCGGACGCGCTTGTCGTTGATGAAGGCGAGAAGGTTCGTCATGCGCGCTTCCAGCTTGCTTCGGAAACACGGAGTCGTCCCGGGCGGAGTGCAGCGGAGCCCCAGGGTCCATGCCTGAATGGTTTCGGCATGGACCCCGGATCAGCGCCGCCGACGCGACGCATCCGGGATGACCCGCGAGCGGTCGCCAGCTAGCCGCCCGCTCTCACTGGAAGGGCGGGGTGAAGAGCACGCCACCCTTGGTCCAGAGCTGGTTCTGGCCACGCTCGAGCTTCAGCGGCGAGCCCATGCCGACATTGCGCTCATAGCTCTCGCCGTAGTTCCCGACCTGCTTGATCGCCTTGTACATCCAGTCGTTGGGGAGCCCCATCATCTCGCCGAAGCCGCCCTCGACGCCGAGCAGGCGGCGAACCTCGGAGTTCTTCGAGTTCGCCTTCATCTCGTCGACATTCGCGGAGGTGACGCCGAGCATCTCGGCGGCGATGGTGCCGTTCAGCACCCAGCGCACGATGAGCTGCCACCGTTCGTCGCCCCAGCGGGTCACCGGGCCCTGCGGATCGTTCGAGATCGGCTTGGTCAGGATGATGTGATCATCCGGCACCTTGAGCTTGATGCGCTGGCCGGCGAGCGCGCCGACGCCGGCGGTATAGGCGTCGCAGCGCCCGGCGTCATAGGCGGCGATGGCGTCGTCGTTCTTCTGGAAATTGGTGATGGTGACCTTGAGGTTGCGCTCGCGGAACCAGTCGGCCGCGTTCTTCTCTTCGGTCGAGCCGGCGGCGACGCAGACCGAGGCGCCGTCGAGGCCTTCCGCATCCTTCACGCCGGCCGATTTGCGGACGATGAAGGTCTGGCCCTCGTAGAAGTTGATGCCCTGGAAGTTGAGGCCGAGCGTGGCGTTGCGCGAGAAGGTGATGGTCGAATTGCGCGAGAGCACATCGACCTGGCCCGATTGCAGGATCGGCCAGCGCTGCTGCACCGAGGTCGGCGTGTACTTGACCTTGCTGGCATCGCCGAGGACGGCGGCGGCCAGTGCCTTGCAATAATCGACGTCGAGCCCGCTCCACTCACCCTTGTCGTTGGCGAAGGAGAAGCCCGGCAAGCCGAGATGCACGCCGCATTCGAGATTGCCGCGCGCCTTCACCGCGTCGAGCGTCGGGCTCGGCGCAAGCTGCTGCGCCTGAGCCAACGAAACCCCCGCGGCGAGAAAGATGGCCGCTCCTGAAATCCTGATCGTCATTATCCGTCTCCCCGAAGCCGTGAGCGGCTTTCTGTGTTGAAGGACGGACTATGCAACAGATGGACCGAAAGCGGTACCCGACGAAGTGAGCATTACTGACGGGGGATGTCCGTCAGTTGCCAAACACCGTGTTGAGCTGAGCACCAACCATGATGAAGGTGGTGCGCTTCGACACCTCCTTGAGATGCACGGCGCCGATATAGGTCATCGCCGAGCGCACGCCACCCATGATCTCCTGCATCGTGTCCGCGACGGGCCCGCGATAGGCCACCTCGACGGTCTTGCCTTCCGAGGCCCGGTACTTGGCGACGCCGCCGGAGTACTTGTTCATCGCCGTGTCGGAGGACATGCCGTAGAAGGTCATCGCGACCGGCACCTTCTCGCCGTCGCGCTCTTCGTAGCGGATTTCGCCCTCGCACTCGTCATGGCCGGCGAGCATGCCGCCCATCATCACGAAATCGGCGCCGCCGCCATAGGCCTTGGCGACATCGCCCGGCACGGTCAGGCCGCCGTCGCCGCAGACGAGGCCCTTCAGCCCATGCGCCGCATCGGCGCATTCGATGATGGCGGAGAGCTGCGGATAGCCGACGCCGGTCATCTTGCGGGTGGTGCAGACGGAGCCCGGGCCGATGCCGACCTTGACGATATCGGCGCCCGCCAGCAGCAGCGCCTCGGTCATGTCGCCGGTCACGACA contains the following coding sequences:
- a CDS encoding ABC transporter permease subunit (The N-terminal region of this protein, as described by TIGR01726, is a three transmembrane segment that identifies a subfamily of ABC transporter permease subunits, which specificities that include histidine, arginine, glutamine, glutamate, L-cystine (sic), the opines (in Agrobacterium) octopine and nopaline, etc.), which codes for MTNLLAFINDKRVRDWFYQIVVVVVLVGLTVFFVRNASENMLKAGIASGFGFLWRTSGIEVPFVLTGYTQADNILALFWVGVANTMLVTVIAIVLATLLGFIVGIARLSSIWLVSAIAGAYIEFVRNIPLLFFVLFWYFGVIAALPAPRQSISLFGVAFLNNRGLTIPLPDGMENLHIAGWIVLASILAYAAFHVWARKRQERTGQHAPTLRAGLVLLLAVPLLALAWAILATRWDVPVLRGFNYRGGFAVIPEFVALLAALVTYTAGFIAEIVRGGIQSVSHGQTEAGSALGLRSGQVLRLVTIPQALRVMIPPLTNQYLNVLKNSSFGAAIAYPDVVSLFMGSALNNTGQAIEIIAMTLAVYLVIGLAVSAIMNWYNARIALVTR
- a CDS encoding GMP reductase, translating into MRIENDPKLDFRDVLIRPKRSTLGSRAHVDVERSFHFPHTGTEWKGFPLIAANMDVVGTMAMARALLKHGAMVALHKHYSAEALIAFFRETESANAFYSLGTTEADHDKLKAVHAQSPISKICLDVANGYTEKFVDTVKATRTAFPDAAIMAGNVVTGDMTEALLLAGADIVKVGIGPGSVCTTRKMTGVGYPQLSAIIECADAAHGLKGLVCGDGGLTVPGDVAKAYGGGADFVMMGGMLAGHDECEGEIRYEERDGEKVPVAMTFYGMSSDTAMNKYSGGVAKYRASEGKTVEVAYRGPVADTMQEIMGGVRSAMTYIGAVHLKEVSKRTTFIMVGAQLNTVFGN
- a CDS encoding amino acid ABC transporter permease — protein: MSSRASSASSLSLWRERLFGTPFTGFVTVVLLLGIVWVAVPLLRWAVFDATWRGTTRADCTAGGACWVFIRARFGQFMYGLYPVDQRWRVDIAGIVLVLGILAVVLAPQRFRLKLGIAMLVVLPPLGIWLLSGGFGLRYVETREWGGLMLTLFISIYSSLIAIPLGILFALGRQSELRVIRLISVIFIEFWRGVPIIAVIFLASLLLPLIMPGGIDIDRLARAVIGLGFVIAAYMAEAVRGGLQALPKGQREAATALGLTYWKATGLIILPQALRISLPAMTNEFIALIKNTTLVLVVSILDLLGIAQASLADPNWVGMNMEAYAFSGAIYWLICFALSRWSRSLEKKRRL
- a CDS encoding amino acid ABC transporter substrate-binding protein, which translates into the protein MTIRISGAAIFLAAGVSLAQAQQLAPSPTLDAVKARGNLECGVHLGLPGFSFANDKGEWSGLDVDYCKALAAAVLGDASKVKYTPTSVQQRWPILQSGQVDVLSRNSTITFSRNATLGLNFQGINFYEGQTFIVRKSAGVKDAEGLDGASVCVAAGSTEEKNAADWFRERNLKVTITNFQKNDDAIAAYDAGRCDAYTAGVGALAGQRIKLKVPDDHIILTKPISNDPQGPVTRWGDERWQLIVRWVLNGTIAAEMLGVTSANVDEMKANSKNSEVRRLLGVEGGFGEMMGLPNDWMYKAIKQVGNYGESYERNVGMGSPLKLERGQNQLWTKGGVLFTPPFQ
- a CDS encoding GcrA family cell cycle regulator, which encodes MNEAGAWTDERVELLKKLWSDGLSASQIAAELGNVTRNAVIGKVHRLGLSGRAKSAAAPAAPRNAAPRKAPARAPSHPMGSATTATRGAHALAPHFAAEAEVEIEAEQAPLPSEDVVIPFSERVTIMELREYMCRWPMGDPTSPDFRFCGARSQTGLPYCSYHSRIAYQPAADRRRDRSKARA